The following proteins come from a genomic window of Pseudomonas sp. Z8(2022):
- a CDS encoding class I SAM-dependent DNA methyltransferase has protein sequence MSGNALYTDLSGYYDLMCADIDYAAQSHCVQRLQQLFGNGGKRHLDLACGTGPHVRHFIDAGYTSGGLDINQPMLDRAALRCPEARFSRQDMCGFQVDEPLDLITCFLYSIHYSASIERLKACISSVHAALAPGGVFCFNAVDRQRIDNASFVSHSALHGEGQFRFSSGWYYPGDGEQQALRLRIERTQAERTEIWNDEHPMVAVSFAELQALLAPYFEVQALEHDYQRLTPWDTKSGNALFACSKR, from the coding sequence ATGTCCGGCAACGCCCTCTATACCGACTTGTCGGGCTATTACGATCTGATGTGCGCGGACATCGACTACGCCGCGCAAAGCCACTGCGTGCAGCGCCTGCAGCAACTGTTCGGCAACGGCGGCAAGCGTCACCTCGACCTGGCCTGCGGTACCGGCCCGCATGTGCGCCATTTTATCGATGCCGGCTACACCAGCGGCGGCCTGGACATCAACCAGCCAATGCTCGACCGCGCCGCCTTGCGCTGCCCCGAGGCGCGCTTTTCCCGGCAGGACATGTGCGGTTTTCAGGTCGACGAGCCGCTGGATCTGATTACCTGCTTCCTGTACTCGATCCACTACAGCGCCAGCATCGAACGACTCAAGGCCTGCATTTCCAGCGTGCATGCGGCTCTGGCCCCGGGCGGCGTGTTCTGCTTCAACGCCGTGGACAGACAGCGCATCGACAACGCTTCGTTCGTTTCACACAGCGCCTTGCATGGCGAAGGGCAGTTCCGCTTCAGCTCCGGCTGGTACTACCCGGGCGACGGCGAGCAGCAGGCGTTGCGCCTGCGCATCGAGCGTACCCAGGCCGAACGGACCGAGATATGGAACGACGAGCACCCGATGGTAGCGGTGAGTTTCGCCGAGCTGCAGGCGCTGCTGGCGCCATACTTTGAAGTGCAGGCGCTGGAGCACGACTATCAGCGCCTGACGCCATGGGATACCAAATCCGGTAACGCGCTGTTCGCCTGTAGCAAGCGCTGA
- a CDS encoding cupin domain-containing protein, with the protein MANKPITVLRDTQPMPVVDACKWERIEGDPHTVNLNAYTSDDGSKIMGTWICTPGKWRVEYVKWEYCHFQEGYCIITPDGMEPIHLKAGDIFVVEPGMKGTWEVVETVRKYFVFA; encoded by the coding sequence ATGGCCAATAAACCGATCACCGTTCTGCGCGATACCCAGCCGATGCCCGTCGTCGACGCCTGCAAGTGGGAGCGCATCGAAGGTGACCCGCACACCGTCAACCTCAACGCCTACACCTCCGACGACGGCAGCAAGATCATGGGAACCTGGATCTGCACGCCCGGCAAATGGCGCGTGGAGTACGTGAAGTGGGAGTACTGCCACTTCCAGGAAGGCTACTGCATCATCACCCCGGATGGCATGGAACCGATTCACCTCAAGGCCGGCGACATCTTCGTGGTCGAGCCCGGCATGAAAGGCACCTGGGAAGTGGTCGAGACCGTGCGCAAGTACTTCGTCTTCGCCTGA
- a CDS encoding peptidase U32 family protein — translation MSLPKHHLELLSPARDVEIAREAILHGADAVYIGGPSFGARHNACNEVSDIARLVEFAHRYHARVFTTINTILHDDELEPARALIHQLYDAGVDALIVQDMGVMELDIPPIELHASTQTDIRTLARARFLDQAGFSQLVLARELNLQEIRAISDATDATIEFFIHGALCVAFSGQCNISHAQTGRSANRGDCSQACRLPYTLKDEKGGVIAYEKHLLSMKDNNQSANLRALVEAGVRSFKIEGRYKDVAYVKNITAHYRRELDAILEDRPDLARASSGRTAHFFVPDPDKTFHRGSTDYFVTERKVDIGAFDSPTFTGLPVGHVEKVNKRDLIAVTHEPLSNGDGLNVLVKREVVGFRANIAELKGEFEEDGEKRYRYRVEPNEMPEGLFRLRPNHPLSRNLDHNWQQALQRTSAERRIGVSWKAVLREDALKLTATSEEGISVEVALPGPFGAANKPEQALDGLRDLLTQLGTTIYHAQGVTLDAPQAFFVPNSQLKALRRDAIDKLTEARVAAHPRGSRKAETDPAPVYPESHLSFLYNVYNQKARDFYHRHGVQLIDAAYEAHEETGEVPVMITKHCLRFSFNLCPKQAKGVTGVRTNVAPMQLVHGDEVLTLKFDCKPCEMHVIGKMKGHILDLPQPGSAAAQVVGHISPDDLLKTIRNKPTGYSH, via the coding sequence ATGTCCCTGCCCAAACACCACCTGGAACTGCTCAGCCCTGCGCGTGATGTCGAGATCGCCCGCGAGGCCATCCTGCATGGCGCCGACGCCGTCTACATCGGCGGCCCGAGCTTCGGCGCGCGGCACAACGCCTGCAACGAAGTGAGCGATATCGCCAGGCTGGTGGAGTTCGCCCACCGCTATCACGCGCGGGTGTTCACCACGATCAACACCATCCTGCATGACGATGAGCTGGAACCGGCGCGTGCGCTGATCCACCAACTCTACGACGCGGGCGTGGATGCGCTGATCGTGCAGGACATGGGGGTGATGGAGCTGGATATCCCGCCCATCGAGCTGCACGCCAGCACCCAGACCGACATCCGCACCCTGGCACGGGCCAGGTTCCTCGACCAGGCCGGTTTCTCCCAGCTGGTGCTGGCCCGCGAGCTGAATCTGCAGGAAATCCGCGCCATCAGTGACGCCACCGATGCGACCATCGAGTTCTTCATTCACGGTGCGCTGTGCGTGGCCTTCTCCGGCCAGTGCAACATTTCCCACGCGCAGACCGGACGCAGCGCCAACCGCGGCGACTGCTCCCAGGCCTGCCGCCTGCCCTACACCCTCAAGGATGAAAAGGGCGGCGTGATCGCCTACGAGAAACACCTGCTGTCGATGAAGGACAACAACCAGAGCGCCAACCTGCGTGCCCTGGTCGAGGCCGGCGTGCGCTCGTTCAAGATCGAGGGCCGCTACAAGGATGTGGCCTACGTGAAGAACATCACCGCCCACTACCGCCGCGAGCTCGATGCCATCCTCGAGGACCGCCCGGATCTGGCCCGTGCCTCCAGCGGCCGCACCGCGCACTTTTTCGTACCCGATCCGGACAAGACCTTCCACCGCGGCAGCACCGACTACTTCGTCACCGAGCGCAAGGTGGACATCGGCGCCTTCGATTCACCGACCTTCACCGGGCTGCCTGTCGGCCATGTCGAGAAGGTGAACAAGCGCGACCTGATCGCCGTCACCCACGAGCCACTGTCCAACGGCGACGGACTCAACGTGCTGGTCAAGCGCGAGGTCGTGGGCTTTCGCGCCAACATCGCCGAACTCAAGGGTGAATTCGAGGAAGACGGCGAGAAGCGCTACCGCTACCGCGTCGAGCCCAACGAAATGCCCGAGGGCCTGTTCCGTCTGCGTCCGAATCATCCGCTGAGCCGCAACCTCGACCATAACTGGCAGCAGGCCCTGCAACGCACCAGTGCCGAGCGCCGTATCGGCGTGAGCTGGAAGGCCGTGCTGCGCGAGGATGCGCTAAAACTGACCGCTACCAGTGAAGAAGGCATCAGCGTCGAGGTCGCCCTGCCCGGCCCGTTCGGCGCCGCCAACAAGCCGGAGCAGGCACTCGATGGCCTGCGCGACCTGCTGACCCAGCTCGGTACCACCATCTATCACGCCCAGGGCGTCACCCTCGACGCACCGCAGGCGTTCTTCGTGCCCAACTCGCAGCTCAAGGCGCTGCGTCGCGATGCCATCGACAAGCTCACCGAAGCCCGCGTCGCCGCCCACCCGCGCGGCTCGCGCAAGGCCGAGACCGACCCGGCGCCGGTGTACCCCGAGTCGCATCTGTCGTTCCTCTACAACGTCTACAACCAGAAGGCCCGCGACTTCTACCACCGTCACGGTGTCCAGCTGATCGACGCGGCCTACGAGGCGCACGAGGAAACCGGCGAGGTGCCGGTGATGATCACCAAGCACTGCCTGCGCTTCTCCTTCAACCTGTGTCCGAAACAGGCCAAGGGCGTGACTGGCGTGCGCACCAATGTGGCGCCGATGCAACTGGTGCATGGCGATGAAGTGCTGACCCTGAAGTTCGACTGCAAGCCGTGCGAGATGCACGTGATCGGCAAGATGAAAGGGCACATCCTCGACCTGCCGCAGCCGGGCAGCGCAGCGGCCCAGGTGGTCGGTCACATCAGCCCGGACGACCTGCTCAAGACCATTCGCAACAAACCGACCGGCTACAGCCACTGA
- a CDS encoding FAD-binding oxidoreductase, giving the protein MRILPLLILLLCQATHAVEIVNDVSGMNPIEVAQVLAPTELEQIVEAVRAHPGPIAIGGGRYSMGGQTATEQALQLDMRRFNRVLEFSAERREIRVQAGITWREVLEYIDPHDLSPQIMQSYANFTVGGALSVNAHGRYVGQGPLVLGVRSLRLVLADGQVVDASPTHNSELFHGAIGGYGGLGVIVEATLPLVENSRLMRQTQVMPLSDYAQFFASQVLDNPDMVMHNGILYTDDYDSVRAVSYLRTDAPLTVTERLVPLERDYKAMRAALAVAGSNGSAKVRESLVDPLLLKRPQVQWRNHEASLDVRELQPISGPGYSYVLQEYFVPQAQLEHFVAGMGNVLKKHKVKVANISIRHAKADPGTLLAWAREDTFALVIYYRQGVSPDERTAVANWTRQLIDLAIAHQGSYYLPYQIHASREQFLAAYPHAEAFFALKRRVDPSNKFRNKLWDAYYLPPDNRTNAKEL; this is encoded by the coding sequence ATGCGCATTCTCCCCCTCCTTATCCTGCTGCTGTGCCAGGCCACCCATGCCGTGGAAATCGTCAACGACGTCAGCGGCATGAACCCCATCGAGGTGGCGCAGGTGCTGGCGCCTACCGAGCTGGAACAGATCGTCGAGGCGGTGCGCGCGCATCCCGGGCCTATCGCCATTGGCGGCGGGCGCTACAGCATGGGCGGGCAGACTGCGACCGAGCAAGCCCTGCAGCTGGATATGCGCCGCTTCAACCGGGTGCTGGAGTTTTCCGCAGAGCGCCGGGAGATTCGTGTACAGGCCGGCATCACCTGGCGCGAAGTGCTGGAGTACATCGACCCACACGACCTGTCGCCGCAGATCATGCAGTCCTACGCCAACTTCACCGTTGGCGGCGCGCTCAGCGTCAATGCCCATGGCCGTTACGTCGGCCAGGGGCCGCTGGTGCTCGGCGTGCGTTCGTTGCGCCTGGTGCTGGCCGACGGCCAGGTGGTGGACGCCAGCCCGACGCACAACAGCGAGCTGTTCCATGGCGCCATCGGCGGTTACGGCGGGCTGGGCGTCATCGTCGAGGCCACCCTGCCGCTGGTGGAGAACAGCAGGCTGATGCGTCAGACGCAAGTCATGCCGCTCAGTGACTATGCGCAGTTCTTCGCCAGCCAGGTCCTCGACAACCCGGACATGGTGATGCACAACGGCATCCTCTACACCGACGACTACGACAGCGTGCGTGCCGTGTCCTACCTGCGTACCGACGCACCGCTGACCGTGACCGAACGCCTGGTGCCGCTGGAGCGTGACTACAAGGCCATGCGCGCCGCACTGGCTGTGGCCGGCAGCAATGGCAGCGCCAAGGTACGCGAAAGCCTGGTCGACCCGCTGCTGCTCAAACGACCACAGGTGCAGTGGCGCAACCATGAAGCCAGTCTGGATGTGCGCGAGCTGCAGCCCATATCCGGCCCTGGCTACAGTTACGTGCTGCAGGAGTATTTCGTCCCGCAAGCCCAGCTGGAGCACTTCGTCGCGGGTATGGGAAATGTGCTCAAGAAGCACAAGGTCAAGGTGGCCAATATCTCCATCCGCCATGCCAAGGCCGACCCGGGTACGCTGCTGGCCTGGGCCCGCGAAGACACCTTCGCGCTGGTGATCTACTACCGCCAGGGCGTCTCGCCCGACGAGCGCACCGCCGTGGCCAACTGGACACGGCAACTGATCGACCTCGCCATCGCCCACCAGGGCAGCTACTACCTGCCTTATCAAATCCACGCCAGCCGTGAGCAGTTCCTCGCCGCCTATCCACACGCCGAAGCGTTCTTCGCGCTGAAAAGGCGCGTCGACCCAAGCAACAAATTCCGCAACAAGCTGTGGGACGCCTATTACCTGCCGCCCGATAACCGGACGAATGCCAAGGAGTTGTGA
- a CDS encoding YecA family protein: MDNRGLEKLDQWLLKYGNDDSILSASELDGFFAAVVSAPRQVAPAVWYAAIWADQPPQWPSDKDGERFMKLAVELMSEATYMLSEEPDDYEAIFLADDNGKGEKLIVSEWCAGYLRGAAVAGWLEESLPEPVAAALALITLHGDESGSERLKAMSDAEYDASTAMIEPAAVELYQYWQQNLDPLLPVRREEAKVGRNDPCTCGSGKKYKQCCMR, translated from the coding sequence ATGGACAACAGGGGACTGGAGAAGCTCGATCAGTGGCTGCTCAAGTACGGCAACGATGACTCGATCCTCTCTGCCAGCGAGCTGGACGGCTTCTTCGCCGCCGTCGTCTCCGCGCCGCGCCAAGTCGCGCCTGCCGTCTGGTACGCGGCGATCTGGGCCGACCAGCCGCCGCAGTGGCCGAGCGACAAGGATGGCGAGCGCTTCATGAAGCTGGCGGTGGAACTGATGAGCGAAGCCACCTACATGCTCAGCGAGGAGCCGGATGATTACGAGGCGATCTTCCTCGCCGACGACAACGGCAAGGGCGAAAAGCTGATCGTCTCCGAATGGTGCGCGGGCTATTTGCGTGGTGCTGCGGTGGCCGGCTGGCTGGAAGAGTCGCTGCCCGAGCCGGTGGCGGCCGCCCTGGCGCTGATCACCCTGCACGGCGACGAAAGCGGTAGCGAGCGGCTCAAGGCCATGTCCGATGCGGAATATGACGCCAGCACGGCGATGATCGAACCGGCTGCCGTCGAGCTCTACCAATACTGGCAGCAGAACCTCGACCCGCTGCTGCCGGTGCGCCGCGAGGAGGCCAAGGTGGGTCGCAACGACCCGTGCACCTGCGGCAGCGGCAAGAAATACAAGCAGTGCTGCATGCGCTGA
- a CDS encoding DMT family transporter — protein MNDSARGLLLVTSGIAILSFDGLLVRLAQADGWSIVFWRGLLMFLALGVFSLSAKSRASVRAHPLLSACSALLLALISIFFVLAVIHTQVANVVVILCTAPLFAALFTRFFLGEQVALRTWLAIGVAALGIMLVFAGAFDASDLAGNGYALLSSAAVGANLTLLRRHPALERMPLIALGGLAAALIAWPNAQPFALGASSYWALAIMGLVQMPLATLLINNATRYLPSAEVALFYLLETVLGTLWVWYFLHETPANATLYGGALVIATLAVHAGLTLRVRPALPA, from the coding sequence ATGAATGATTCAGCACGGGGCTTGCTGCTTGTGACCAGCGGCATCGCGATTCTCAGCTTCGATGGCCTGCTGGTACGTCTGGCCCAGGCCGATGGCTGGAGCATCGTATTCTGGCGCGGGCTGCTGATGTTCCTGGCCCTCGGCGTGTTCTCGCTGTCGGCCAAGAGCCGCGCCAGCGTTCGCGCGCATCCGCTGCTCAGTGCCTGCTCTGCCCTGCTGCTGGCGCTGATCTCGATCTTCTTCGTGCTTGCGGTGATCCATACCCAGGTCGCCAACGTGGTGGTCATTCTCTGCACGGCGCCGCTGTTCGCCGCGCTGTTCACCCGTTTCTTTCTCGGCGAGCAGGTGGCGCTGCGCACCTGGCTGGCCATTGGCGTGGCGGCATTGGGCATCATGCTGGTATTCGCCGGCGCCTTTGATGCCAGCGACCTGGCCGGCAACGGCTATGCGCTGCTGTCCTCGGCGGCGGTGGGTGCCAACCTGACACTGCTGCGCCGCCATCCGGCGCTGGAACGCATGCCGCTGATCGCCCTCGGCGGGCTGGCGGCGGCACTGATCGCCTGGCCCAACGCGCAGCCCTTCGCGCTGGGTGCTTCGAGCTACTGGGCGCTGGCCATCATGGGCCTGGTGCAAATGCCGCTGGCCACCTTGCTGATCAACAACGCCACCCGCTACCTGCCTTCAGCCGAAGTGGCGCTGTTCTATTTGCTGGAAACCGTGCTGGGTACGCTGTGGGTCTGGTACTTCCTGCACGAGACGCCGGCCAATGCGACGCTCTACGGTGGCGCGCTGGTGATCGCCACGCTGGCGGTGCATGCCGGCCTGACCTTGCGCGTGCGCCCGGCGCTGCCGGCCTGA
- the eco gene encoding serine protease inhibitor ecotin, whose product MNRLKLPLFALACTLPLAACAATPEALKPFPAAAEGYSRHVIELPAQANEAEYKVEIIAGKTLEVDCNHQRLGGQWQEKTVEGWGYSYYELGQVGPAMSTLMACPDDSRKQAFVPVGGEPQLLRYNSRLPLVIYAPDDVEVRYRLWSVTGESSLAPRQ is encoded by the coding sequence ATGAACCGACTCAAACTGCCGTTGTTCGCCCTCGCCTGCACACTGCCGCTGGCGGCCTGCGCCGCCACGCCCGAGGCGTTGAAACCCTTCCCCGCAGCCGCCGAAGGCTACAGCCGCCATGTGATCGAGCTGCCGGCACAGGCCAACGAAGCCGAGTACAAGGTCGAGATCATCGCCGGCAAGACCCTGGAAGTGGACTGCAACCATCAGCGTCTGGGCGGCCAGTGGCAGGAAAAGACCGTGGAAGGCTGGGGCTACAGCTACTACGAACTGGGCCAGGTCGGCCCGGCCATGAGCACGCTGATGGCCTGCCCGGACGACAGCCGCAAGCAGGCCTTCGTACCTGTCGGCGGCGAGCCGCAACTGCTGCGCTACAACAGCAGGCTGCCGTTGGTGATCTATGCGCCGGATGATGTCGAGGTGCGCTATCGCCTGTGGTCGGTCACGGGCGAAAGCAGCCTGGCGCCACGTCAGTAA
- a CDS encoding NAD(P)H-dependent oxidoreductase → MKKILLLNGGKQFAHSQGRYNATLHEAAAAFLDRAGFDIRTTFIDEGYDVEEEVQKILWADVVIYQMPGWWMGAPWTVKKYMDEVFTAGHGSLYANDGRTRSDASQKYGSGGLIQGKQYMLSLTWNAPLQAFEDPTDFFEGKGVDAVYFPFHKANEFLGMSALPTFLCNDVMKVPNIEQDVARYEQHLARVFGIS, encoded by the coding sequence ATGAAAAAGATCCTTCTGCTCAACGGCGGCAAGCAGTTCGCCCACTCTCAGGGCCGCTACAACGCCACTCTGCACGAGGCGGCAGCGGCTTTCCTCGACCGCGCCGGATTCGACATCCGCACCACCTTCATCGACGAGGGCTACGACGTCGAGGAAGAAGTGCAGAAGATTCTCTGGGCCGATGTGGTGATCTACCAGATGCCCGGCTGGTGGATGGGCGCGCCCTGGACGGTGAAGAAGTACATGGACGAGGTGTTCACCGCCGGTCACGGCAGCCTCTACGCCAACGATGGCCGCACTCGCTCCGATGCGTCGCAGAAGTACGGCAGCGGCGGGCTGATCCAGGGCAAGCAGTACATGCTGTCGCTCACTTGGAACGCGCCGCTGCAGGCGTTCGAAGACCCCACCGACTTCTTCGAGGGCAAGGGCGTGGACGCGGTGTATTTCCCTTTCCACAAGGCCAACGAGTTCCTCGGCATGAGCGCCCTGCCCACCTTCCTGTGCAACGACGTGATGAAGGTGCCGAACATCGAGCAAGACGTGGCGCGCTACGAGCAGCACCTAGCCAGAGTGTTCGGCATCAGCTGA
- the gcvA gene encoding transcriptional regulator GcvA produces the protein MGRRRLPPLSALRAFEAAARHESAKQAAEELSVTATAISHQIRALEESLGVALFLRKPRQLELTMAGRELQQVLESAFDSIGAAVERLSAAPRRHAVTLSTTPAIAVRWLLPWVCLLRDSHPHIDLRIHASHEPVALDGVTADIAIRYGDGRWPGLVAEKLFDNTFVPACSPLLELHDVTDLPRHTLIHFRNQAVMSAPLDWAVWQKKAQVTGLDVGAGLVFSDETHAVSAAIGAQGVALMSRQLIEDELKAGRLVQPFGPELEGKPFYLVYPESRRNDPSIQAVRQWILTVPGGLCSI, from the coding sequence ATGGGTCGACGCCGGCTACCTCCGTTATCCGCCTTGCGGGCCTTCGAGGCGGCGGCTCGTCACGAGAGTGCCAAGCAGGCGGCGGAAGAACTCTCCGTGACGGCTACGGCGATCAGTCATCAGATCCGCGCGCTGGAAGAATCCCTCGGCGTCGCGCTGTTTCTGCGCAAACCGCGCCAGTTGGAACTGACCATGGCCGGGCGCGAGTTGCAGCAGGTGCTGGAAAGCGCCTTCGACAGCATCGGCGCAGCGGTCGAACGGCTCAGCGCCGCACCGCGCCGGCACGCGGTCACCCTCAGTACCACGCCTGCGATTGCGGTGCGCTGGCTGCTGCCCTGGGTCTGCCTGCTGCGTGACTCCCATCCGCATATCGACCTGCGCATTCACGCCTCGCACGAGCCGGTGGCGCTCGACGGTGTCACTGCGGATATCGCCATCCGCTATGGCGATGGCCGCTGGCCCGGGCTGGTGGCGGAAAAACTCTTCGACAACACCTTCGTTCCGGCGTGCAGCCCGCTACTGGAGCTGCACGACGTCACCGATTTGCCCAGGCATACGCTGATCCATTTCCGCAACCAGGCGGTGATGTCCGCACCGCTGGATTGGGCCGTCTGGCAGAAGAAGGCCCAGGTGACGGGGCTGGATGTCGGTGCCGGGCTGGTGTTCTCCGACGAGACCCATGCCGTCTCGGCGGCCATCGGCGCCCAGGGCGTGGCGCTGATGAGTCGGCAATTGATCGAAGACGAGCTGAAGGCTGGACGACTGGTGCAGCCCTTCGGTCCCGAGCTGGAAGGCAAGCCGTTCTATTTGGTGTACCCGGAAAGCCGGCGCAACGACCCGAGTATCCAGGCCGTGCGGCAATGGATCCTGACGGTGCCAGGCGGGTTGTGTTCGATCTAG
- a CDS encoding putative quinol monooxygenase — protein MYAFIVQAHTKPQQADAFERLFRAYVQPSRAEPGCVEYHMLRDAQDSTLFIFYEVWASKEALAEHMALPHMRAFHERRMDYLRSDLVIREVEMLSPTRAVAA, from the coding sequence ATGTATGCCTTCATTGTTCAGGCTCACACCAAGCCACAGCAGGCCGATGCCTTCGAACGTCTGTTTCGCGCCTATGTCCAGCCCAGTCGCGCCGAGCCTGGTTGTGTCGAGTACCACATGCTGCGCGATGCGCAGGATTCTACGTTGTTCATCTTCTATGAGGTCTGGGCATCGAAGGAGGCGTTGGCCGAGCACATGGCGCTGCCGCACATGCGCGCTTTTCATGAGCGGCGCATGGACTACCTGCGTAGCGATCTGGTCATCCGCGAAGTCGAGATGCTCAGCCCGACCCGAGCCGTAGCGGCGTAA
- a CDS encoding DUF2798 domain-containing protein — MSDLDSTASRSWKLPARAMPVAFAFYMSGIMAMLMTLVITAANRGIGEGYLQAALSAYSLAMPVAFVCVMLVRPIVLKLVSLTVRAP; from the coding sequence ATGTCCGACCTCGACTCAACCGCCTCGCGCAGCTGGAAACTGCCTGCGCGCGCCATGCCGGTGGCCTTCGCCTTCTACATGTCGGGCATCATGGCGATGCTGATGACGCTGGTCATCACTGCCGCGAACCGCGGTATCGGCGAGGGTTATCTGCAGGCAGCGCTCAGCGCATACAGCCTGGCGATGCCTGTGGCTTTCGTCTGCGTGATGCTGGTACGGCCGATCGTACTCAAGCTGGTGAGCCTGACGGTGCGGGCGCCCTGA
- a CDS encoding GNAT family N-acetyltransferase, with the protein MFTLAHLSSPSPESLKSQVQQMVVDYFADISAVPLLPSNPLYQLYQYVIGYELHLHLQTMNGDAEGPVQLLLALDDEDPARVLGFALYLPSPDDAAACTLAYLAVHSEHRAQGIGRALLQRVLEQRPHLELACTADKVPLFESMGLQVLAAQGAQVVMNSRDYRSSGMFAVADLAPVFASTEVRQIHAYLLKQHGQRAMQQAEKQRDQHLDALALQAQQLVDERLPSRALH; encoded by the coding sequence ATGTTCACCCTTGCCCACCTCAGCAGCCCGTCGCCCGAGTCACTGAAGAGCCAGGTGCAACAGATGGTGGTCGACTATTTCGCCGACATCAGCGCGGTACCGCTGCTGCCGAGCAACCCGCTGTACCAGCTTTACCAGTACGTGATCGGCTATGAGCTGCATCTGCACCTGCAGACCATGAACGGCGACGCCGAAGGCCCCGTGCAGTTGCTGCTGGCGCTGGACGATGAAGATCCGGCCCGTGTGCTCGGGTTTGCCCTGTACCTGCCCAGCCCGGACGATGCTGCCGCCTGCACTCTCGCCTATCTGGCTGTGCACAGCGAGCATCGCGCCCAGGGCATCGGTCGGGCGCTGCTGCAACGCGTACTGGAGCAACGCCCGCACCTGGAACTGGCCTGCACCGCGGACAAGGTGCCGCTGTTCGAGTCCATGGGTTTGCAGGTGCTGGCCGCCCAGGGTGCGCAGGTGGTGATGAACAGCCGCGACTATCGCTCCAGCGGCATGTTCGCCGTCGCCGACCTGGCGCCGGTGTTCGCCTCCACGGAGGTCCGGCAGATTCACGCCTACCTGCTCAAGCAGCACGGCCAGCGCGCCATGCAGCAGGCGGAAAAGCAGCGCGACCAGCATCTCGATGCGCTCGCGCTCCAGGCGCAGCAGCTGGTCGACGAACGCCTGCCCTCGCGCGCGCTGCACTGA
- a CDS encoding FMN-dependent NADH-azoreductase, with the protein MTHILHLDASARPGFAGQDLHGSHSRNLSHRFVSQWQARRPQDVITYRDIGQNPPSIISHDWIASSFTPEPKREAWMRETLAESDRLVDELIAADVLVIGTPLYNFGMPAALKAWIDQIVRPGRTVEVDESNLLDPYVPMLADRPRHVVILTARGGIGFDAGGEMAHMNHLEPNLITALGFIGITRVHQIAIEGQEVDGELLAASVAQALNKVDALVAQLQGEMTVARQAQPA; encoded by the coding sequence ATGACCCATATTCTGCATCTCGACGCCAGCGCCCGCCCTGGCTTCGCCGGCCAGGATCTGCACGGTTCCCACAGCCGCAACCTCAGCCATCGCTTCGTCAGCCAGTGGCAGGCGCGACGCCCGCAGGACGTCATCACCTACCGCGATATCGGCCAGAACCCGCCATCGATCATCAGCCATGACTGGATCGCCTCGTCCTTCACTCCCGAGCCCAAGCGTGAAGCCTGGATGCGTGAGACGCTGGCCGAAAGCGATCGTCTGGTGGACGAACTGATTGCCGCCGATGTGCTGGTGATCGGCACGCCGCTGTACAACTTCGGCATGCCCGCCGCGCTCAAGGCGTGGATCGATCAGATCGTGCGCCCCGGTCGTACCGTGGAGGTGGACGAGAGCAACCTGCTCGATCCCTATGTGCCCATGCTGGCCGACCGGCCACGCCATGTGGTGATCCTCACCGCACGCGGCGGCATCGGTTTCGATGCCGGCGGCGAGATGGCGCACATGAACCATCTGGAGCCGAACCTGATCACCGCGCTCGGCTTCATCGGCATCACCCGTGTGCACCAGATCGCCATCGAGGGGCAGGAGGTCGACGGCGAACTGCTTGCCGCATCGGTTGCCCAGGCACTGAACAAGGTGGATGCGCTGGTCGCGCAACTGCAAGGGGAAATGACCGTTGCCCGCCAGGCGCAGCCCGCCTGA